A window from Vigna angularis cultivar LongXiaoDou No.4 chromosome 7, ASM1680809v1, whole genome shotgun sequence encodes these proteins:
- the LOC128197777 gene encoding uncharacterized protein LOC128197777, whose translation MTLAAENGGGASNGVAVYTSRWQSLRTPREGRHDEWWCFQHRRRRRQPPRLVKEQCGDAGYGAAVDDEETPASFGSRLKKKRSLNDKMKGSTWAAPFLLLRNNSYSHSHKSQERKSGAAPLRGDRSQNLQRKSSRDEGLSRDPVQMKKELED comes from the exons ATGACCTTGGCAGCAGAGAATGGTGGAGGTGCGAGCAACGGTGTCGCTGTATATACTTCGCGGTGGCAAAGTTTACGCACACCCAGGGAAGGACGCCACGATGAGTGGTGGTGCTTTCAGCACAGGCGACGTCGCCGACAACCTCCCCGGCTGGTCAAAGAACAGTGCGGCGACGCTGGCTATGGAGCCGCCGTAGATGATGAAGAAACCCCAGCCTCCTTTGGTTCCAGGCTGAAGAAGAAGAGATCTCTGAATGATAAAATGAAAGGCTCGACGTGGGCTGCTCCTTTCTTGCTGTTGAGAAATAACTCCTATTCACACTCCCACAAATCACAAGAAAGGAAATCTGGAGCTGCACCTCTACGAGGAGATAGATCCCAAAATttgcaaaggaagtcttcaagag atgaaggattgtcgCGTGATCCGGTGCAAATGAAGAAAGAGTTGGAAGACTAA